The Solibacillus sp. FSL R7-0668 genome includes the window TCGATTGGTTCATGTGTTGGACCATCTTCACCAACAGCGATTGAATCATGCGTGAATACGTATGTTACCGGTAAGCCCATTAATGCAGATAAACGAATAGCTGGACGAACATAGTCAGAGAATACGAAGAACGTACCACCAAATACATTTAAGCCGCCATGTAATGCCATACCGTTCATCGCTGCACCCATTGCGAATTCACGTACACCAAACCAAATATTACGGCCTTCTGGAGTTTCTGCGAAGAAGTCACCAGCACCTTTGATTGTTGTTTTGTTTGAGCCTGCTAAGTCAGCGGAACCACCGAAGAATGATGGCGTTGTTTTTGCAATGGCATTGATCGCATCACCTGAAGAAGAACGTGTTGCAACGGATTTACCTGCTTCATACACTGGTAATTGGGATGCAAAGTTTTCTGGTAAATTGTTGTCCATAGCGTTAACAAACTGCGCTGCTAATTCAGGGTATTCATTTTTGTAGCCTGCAAATAATTCATTCCAAGCGTTTTCAGCTTGTGTACCTTGTACGTCTGCTGCCGCTTTAAACGTTTCGTAAACCTCTGCTGGAACGTGGAATGCTTCGTGTTCCCAAGCATATGCTGCTTTAGTTAATACCACTTCATCTGTACCAAGCGGCGCACCATGAGAATCTGATTTACCTGATTTGTTTGGAGAACCAAAGCCAATTACTGTTTTTACTTCAATAATCGTTGGGCCACCTGTATTTTGTTTCGCTGTTTCGATTGCTGTATTAATTGCCGCTACATCTGTACCATCTTGAACTTTTAAATAGTTCCAACCGTAAGATTCGAAACGTTTTTGGATGTTTTCAGAGAATGACTTTTCTAAATCACCATCAAGTGAAATGTCATTTGAATCATATAACACAATTAACTTATCTAATTGTAAGTGACCTGCAAGAGAAATAGCTTCTGCTGCAACGCCTTCCATTAAATCGCCGTCGCCACATAAAGCAAATGTATAGTGGTCTACTACATCATAGCCAGGTTTATTGTAAGTAGCTGCTAAATGACGCTCAGCCATTGCCATCCCTACAGTCATCGCAATACCTTGACCAAGTGGACCTGTTGTTGCTTCAACGCCTACTGTATGACCATATTCTGGGTGACCTGGTGTTTTTGAACCCCATTGACGGAAGTTTTTCAGTTCTTCCATTTCTAATCCGTAGCCACCTAAATGAAGTAGGCTATATAAAAGCATAGAGCCGTGCCCCGCTGATAATACGAAACGGTCGCGGTTATACCAATTTGGATTTTGTGGGTTATGACGTAATTGCTTTGTCCATAATGTGTAAGCCATTGGAGCTGCACCCATTGGTAAACCAGGGTGACCAGAATTTGCTTTCTCGATTGCGTCAATTGATAATGTACGGATTGCGTTAATTGCTAACTGATCCATTTGTTGTGTCATTATGTGACATCCTTTCTCGTACTTAATTTATACATTGTCTAGTTTAGACAAAATCACCAAAGAAAACAATGGGTATTCACAACGTTTCTGAGAATATGTCATACTTAATGATAAATGTGACATATTATTAAGTGAAATCCACCGAGCCTTAGCCTGTTACTGCAGAAGTATAGGACTTCTACGGTATCAAATTAATTTAAGAAGCCTTTTTGAGATTTCAATTGCTTTAATTTTTCTGGTGTTACGTCATTACCTTCTTCATCTACTACTTTTACATGTTCAATTGTGTCACGCATCGTCGAACGGAATACATCTAAATATTCTTTACGTAAAGCTGTACGCTCTTTCGCTAATTCCTCCGTTAATTTTCCTTCTTTTGCTAGCTTCGAAAGCTCATTAATACGAGCGATTTTTTCTTTTGATAACATACATTCTCACCTTTCTAATATCCAATACTACAAAGGTATAAAAAAACAACCTGGAGAGCAAGTGTTTACTCTTCAAGTTGCTCCATATATTCCATATAGCGGCGGTGAACGGTAGCTTTACTAATCGGGATGCCTAGACCTTTTAAAGTCGTGGCAATTTCAGCAAATGTCAATCCCTTTTGACGTAATTTGACGATTTCTTCAATTGACACTTCTATACGTTCACGCCCCTCTGCATTCCCGCGATTTTTAAAATTATTTTGTGGCATATAGCCATTTTCAACAGCACGGCGCATACCACGTCGTATTTTGGCATTATGCATACGGCGCTGATATTCTTCAACAATTGCCAATATTTCAAGCAACATTGTGTCCATTTCATTTAATGCGATTGGGCCCGCATCATTTAATGTATAAACAGTGGCTTCATATTTTTGAATTAAATGGAGTACGGCCATTCGGGCATTACCTCGTCCTAAGCGCGTTTCATCTTGCACAAATAGGGCTTTTACTTGCTGCTCTTTCATAAAATCGAGCATATCTAATAATCCATCTCGATCTACTTCATACCCACTATGCTGATCTTTGTATACATAAAGCTCTGAATAGCCCAATGATTTCGCATAGCTTGTTAGCTCTTCTTGCTGGCGAACTAACGAGGTTTCTTGCGTGTCTTTTTCAGTACTAACACGGCAATATAATACTGCTTTACTTTGATTCATGATTTCTCGCTACCTTAACTGTCTTATCTCCTGATGATTCTTCGTCATTTAAGTTGGCAATATAGTTGGAATCCTGCTCTACAGGGACCATCAGTACTTGACCATATACTACCTTTTCATCTTGTAAGCCATTTTCCTTTTTTACAAAGTGAATCCAATCGTTCTTTGCCATTTTACCACGATATGTTTCTGCTAACGACCATAAAGTATCCCCCTGTGCAATGGTCACCTGTTCGTATTGTTCGATTTTTTCATCTTCAACGATAAAGAATGTAAACATAATAATAGAAAATGCCAGTACCATTGTTGTGAAACTGTTTAATTTGATTTTTTTCATCGTAAAAACCCCTTTAAAGAATGTATGTTCGGAATGTTTGTTCTCATAATAATACGAACATACGTTTTTGTCAACACCTTTTTCGAACCTATGTTTGCTTTTATTTATACATACTGATATACTGTAGTTAAGAAAATCGTATTATAAAGAGGTGAGTTCGTTGACACAAAAAATTTCTAAAAGGCAGCAAGCAATTTTAAATTTTATTAAAGATGAAGTACGTGCCAAAGGTTATCCACCATCCGTTCGCGAAATTGGAGAAGCGGTTGGTTTAGCTTCTAGTTCGACTGTTCACGGGCATTTAGCGCGTTTAGAAAGTAAAGGGCTTATCCGTCGCGACCCTACAAAGCCACGTGCAATTGAAGTATTAGATCAAGAAGCATTAACAATTCCGAAATCCGGTGTAATTCAAGTTCCTTTAATTGGAAAAGTTACTGCTGGATTGCCAATTTCAGCCATCGAGGACATTCAAGAATATTTCCCATTACCTGATACGTATGGCGCTTCTGAGGATGAATTATTTATGCTTGAGATTATGGGTGAATCGATGATTGAAGCAGGGATTCTAAATGGAGACTATGTAATCGTCAAAAAAACAGCGACAGCCAACAATGGGGAAATTGTTGTGGCCATGACTACGGAAGATGAAGCGACTGTCAAACGCTTCTACAAAGAAAAAACACATTTCCGTCTACAGCCCGAAAACAGTTCAATGGACCCTATTCTTGTGAATCAAGTTACTATTTTAGGTAAAGTAGTAGGATTGTATCGTAATATTCATTAAATAAAAAATCCTCCGCCAACTGACATGACTGAAGTGACCCCTAAAAGTTAGACACGGTTATTTCACTTAGGCAGCTTGGGTAAAATGAGTTCGGTATTGCACCGGACTCATTTTTAATTTTGCCTTCATGCGTTTCGTGTTGTAATAGTGTATATAGTTTTCAAGTTCCTTTTTAAAATGCTCGACGCTTTCAAATTCCTTTAAGTAAAGGAATTCAGACTTCATGATGCCAAAGAAATTCTCCATCACCGAATTGTCATAACAGTTCCCTTTACGTGACATGCTTTGCACAATGCCTCTCGATTGGAGCGCATGGCGATATTGTTTCATTTGATAATGCCAACCTTGATCGGAATGCATCAGTAGCTGGTGTTCCGCTGGTAATCGCTCTAACGCCTTCTCCAACATCTCAGAAACCAACGAATAGGTTGGTCTTGAGCCGATTGTATACGTGATAATTTCGCCATTAAATAAGTCTAAAACAGGCGATAAATAGAGCTTTTCGCCAAATAATTTAAACTCCGTAATATCTGTTACCCACTTCTCATTTGGGGCTTCAGCTGTAAAGTTGCGATCTAAAATATTTGGCGCAATTTTACCGACTGTCCCTTTATAAGACTTATATTTTTTCATACGCACTACGCACTTTAAACCAAGTTCTTTCATGATGCGTTGAACCTTTTTATGATTCACTTTTTGTCCACGATTCGCGAGCTCATCGCGAATACGACGATAGCCATAACGACCTTCGTGTTCCTCATAAATCGATTGAATATCATCTTTTAGTTTGGCATCTGGATCCGGTCGATGCATCTTCTTGACGTAATGATAGTATGTGCTACGTGGAATGCCTGCGAACTTCACAAGCGCCTTCACCGGGTATTTATGCCTTAATTCATAGATGACCTTTACTTTGTCTTCTTTGGTGATTTTTCCTTGGCTTGAACTAAGGCGTTCAACTTTTTTAAATACTCGTTTTCCATACGTAGCCGATTGATTTCTGCTTGAAGTGCTTCTGGTGAGCCTTCTACTGGTGTTTGTTTTAGTTGTGTATTTGTTTCTTTTTTCATGGATGGACGCCCCTTTTTCTTTGATTGAAGGGCATCGAATCCTTTTGTTTCAAACTGTTTTTGCCACTGTAGAATAGTGGATGGAGCTGCTATGCCAAAGATAGCTGCTGTTTCATTTAAGGACGTACCGTTTTCAATCATGAAGTTTAGTACGTCTAGTTTAAACTGTGCTGAATAATTTGTATATCGTTTTACAAATGCTTCTGCACCATTATGTTCGTATTGTTTCTTCCAAACCCGAATATTTTTTTCATCAGCCCCGATTGATTGAGCAATTGTTTTGAAGCTTTCATTGCCGTTCATATACCTTAGAACAGCTTGTAGTTTTTCTTCAGCTGTAAATTTAGCCATAAAAAATGCACCTCCAAATGTTAGATGTGTCTAACATTTGGGGTGCAGTTCACCAACTGACATGACGGAAGGATTTTTTTAATTCTTATAGTGAATTGCTGCATCTATAAAACTAGTAAATATTTTTTTAGAGGGGGCATCATTTTGTAGCCCTTCTGGATGCCACTGCACACCGATAAAATAGGGATGTTCTTGGTGTTCAATTCCTTCAATTACCCCATCCTTTGCCCGCGCATTCATTATAAAGCCTGGAGCAACTGCATCAACGGCCTGATGATGGAAAGAATTCGTTAAAATGGATTGTTCCCCAAGTATTTGTTGTAACTTTGACGGAAGTAGCTCAACGGTATGTGTTAGCTCATGACGCATTGACGCTTGAGTATGCTTAAGCACATTTTTTACTTGTGTATCAATATCTTGGTATAAAGTTCCACCAAATGCTACATTCATCACCTGTTCTCCTCGGCAAATTCCTAAAAGAGGCATATTGCGTTCAAAGGCTTTTTTAGCAATTAATAGATCACTTTGATCCCGTTCATCTATCACAGTTCCCAGTTTATAATGGGGCTCCTGACCAAAAATAAGTGGATTGACATCATATCCTCCAATTAATAATACTGCGCTTACACTACTTAGTATGGCA containing:
- the tkt gene encoding transketolase, with protein sequence MTQQMDQLAINAIRTLSIDAIEKANSGHPGLPMGAAPMAYTLWTKQLRHNPQNPNWYNRDRFVLSAGHGSMLLYSLLHLGGYGLEMEELKNFRQWGSKTPGHPEYGHTVGVEATTGPLGQGIAMTVGMAMAERHLAATYNKPGYDVVDHYTFALCGDGDLMEGVAAEAISLAGHLQLDKLIVLYDSNDISLDGDLEKSFSENIQKRFESYGWNYLKVQDGTDVAAINTAIETAKQNTGGPTIIEVKTVIGFGSPNKSGKSDSHGAPLGTDEVVLTKAAYAWEHEAFHVPAEVYETFKAAADVQGTQAENAWNELFAGYKNEYPELAAQFVNAMDNNLPENFASQLPVYEAGKSVATRSSSGDAINAIAKTTPSFFGGSADLAGSNKTTIKGAGDFFAETPEGRNIWFGVREFAMGAAMNGMALHGGLNVFGGTFFVFSDYVRPAIRLSALMGLPVTYVFTHDSIAVGEDGPTHEPIEHLASLRAMPNLSVIRPADANESVAAWKLALESTSTPTVLVLSRQNLPVLDASIETVYTGVEKGAYVVSPATKATPDMILIATGSEVSLAIEAKKALLADGIDASVVSMPSMDRFEQQSKEYKESVLPKAVTKRLAIEMGASFGWHKYVGFEGDVLAIDQFGASAPEKVVLKEYGFSVENVVAKAKAL
- a CDS encoding DUF896 domain-containing protein yields the protein MLSKEKIARINELSKLAKEGKLTEELAKERTALRKEYLDVFRSTMRDTIEHVKVVDEEGNDVTPEKLKQLKSQKGFLN
- a CDS encoding YneB family resolvase-like protein: MNQSKAVLYCRVSTEKDTQETSLVRQQEELTSYAKSLGYSELYVYKDQHSGYEVDRDGLLDMLDFMKEQQVKALFVQDETRLGRGNARMAVLHLIQKYEATVYTLNDAGPIALNEMDTMLLEILAIVEEYQRRMHNAKIRRGMRRAVENGYMPQNNFKNRGNAEGRERIEVSIEEIVKLRQKGLTFAEIATTLKGLGIPISKATVHRRYMEYMEQLEE
- the yneA gene encoding cell division suppressor protein YneA, with amino-acid sequence MKKIKLNSFTTMVLAFSIIMFTFFIVEDEKIEQYEQVTIAQGDTLWSLAETYRGKMAKNDWIHFVKKENGLQDEKVVYGQVLMVPVEQDSNYIANLNDEESSGDKTVKVARNHESK
- the lexA gene encoding transcriptional repressor LexA, which translates into the protein MTQKISKRQQAILNFIKDEVRAKGYPPSVREIGEAVGLASSSTVHGHLARLESKGLIRRDPTKPRAIEVLDQEALTIPKSGVIQVPLIGKVTAGLPISAIEDIQEYFPLPDTYGASEDELFMLEIMGESMIEAGILNGDYVIVKKTATANNGEIVVAMTTEDEATVKRFYKEKTHFRLQPENSSMDPILVNQVTILGKVVGLYRNIH
- a CDS encoding IS3 family transposase; amino-acid sequence: MRCPSIKEKGASIHEKRNKYTTKTNTSRRLTRSTSSRNQSATYGKRVFKKVERLSSSQGKITKEDKVKVIYELRHKYPVKALVKFAGIPRSTYYHYVKKMHRPDPDAKLKDDIQSIYEEHEGRYGYRRIRDELANRGQKVNHKKVQRIMKELGLKCVVRMKKYKSYKGTVGKIAPNILDRNFTAEAPNEKWVTDITEFKLFGEKLYLSPVLDLFNGEIITYTIGSRPTYSLVSEMLEKALERLPAEHQLLMHSDQGWHYQMKQYRHALQSRGIVQSMSRKGNCYDNSVMENFFGIMKSEFLYLKEFESVEHFKKELENYIHYYNTKRMKAKLKMSPVQYRTHFTQAA
- a CDS encoding gamma-glutamyl-gamma-aminobutyrate hydrolase family protein, with the protein product MKPIIGLTMHPVEGKMEINNTYLQAIKHAGGIPICLPYVDEGTVDAILSSVSAVLLIGGYDVNPLIFGQEPHYKLGTVIDERDQSDLLIAKKAFERNMPLLGICRGEQVMNVAFGGTLYQDIDTQVKNVLKHTQASMRHELTHTVELLPSKLQQILGEQSILTNSFHHQAVDAVAPGFIMNARAKDGVIEGIEHQEHPYFIGVQWHPEGLQNDAPSKKIFTSFIDAAIHYKN